The following proteins are co-located in the Camelina sativa cultivar DH55 chromosome 12, Cs, whole genome shotgun sequence genome:
- the LOC104729147 gene encoding dehydrin ERD10-like translates to MADHLRSSEQQEADAAASKGCGMFDFLKKKPEDAHSSENAGVIKEKKEEEKPSLAERLHLSDSSSSDEEAGENGGKKEKKKKKKEDAADQCETEEKKGIMEKIKEKLPAGIGHPDQAKPEHEDGKEKGFMEKVKDKLPGGDHGKPELEPHHDNAKEKGFMDKIKEKLPGHNNDEKKKET, encoded by the exons ATGGCGGATCATCTTCGTTCTAGTGAGCAGCAAGAAGCTGATGCTGCAGCCTCCAAAGGCTGTGGGATGTTTGACTTTCTCAAGAAGAAACCCGAAGATGCACACTCTTCCGAGAATGCAGGTGTGATcaaggaaaaaaaggaagaggagaagCCTTCTCTCGCTGAAAGACTCCACCTTTCCGACAGCTCT TCAAGTGATGAGGAAGCGGGTGAAAATGggggaaagaaagagaagaagaagaagaagaaggaagatgcTGCAGATCAAtgtgaaacagaggagaagaaaggcATCATGGAGAAGATCAAGGAGAAGCTTCCTGCAGGTATAGGTCACCCTGACCAAGCCAAGCCTGAACATGAGGATGGGAAGGAGAAAGGGTTTATGGAGAAGGTGAAGGATAAGCTTCCCGGAGGTGACCATGGGAAGCCTGAACTTGAACCTCATCATGACAACGCCAAGGAGAAAGGGTTTATGGACAAGATCAAAGAGAAGCTTCCTGGTCATAACaatgatgagaaaaagaaggaaacctag
- the LOC109127887 gene encoding uncharacterized protein LOC109127887: MLNLVQLRYTDTSLFILQRGKTFVYLLVYVDDILITGNDNSSIQRVLHSLADRFSVKDPKELNYCLGIEAHRTVKGLHLCQRKYIIDLLQRYNMLYAKPVATPMASSPKLTLKSGSPLPDGTDYRSLVGSLQYLSFTRLDISYAVNRLSQFMHRPTQEHWQAAKRVLRYLAGTTTHGLFFAAKNNLALHAYFDADRAGDRDDYVSTNAYIVYMGTHPVSWSAKKQKTVARSSTEAEYRAIANTSAELRWICNLLTELGVYIRVIPTVYCDNVGATFLCANPVFHSRMKHLALDYHFVRG, encoded by the exons ATGTTGAATCTTGTA CAACTGAGGTATACCGACACCTCTCTGTTCATCCTCCAACGCGGCAAGACGTTTGTCTATCTCTTAGTATACGTCGACGATATTCTCATCACTGGTAATGACAATTCCTCCATTCAACGAGTTCTTCACTCCCTTGCTGATCGATTCTCCGTCAAGGATCCAAAGGAGCTTAATTACTGTCTCGGCATTGAAGCTCATCGCACTGTTAAAGGTTTGCATCTTTGTCAGCGCAAGTATATCATCGACTTACTTCAGCGTTACAACATGCTCTATGCCAAACCCGTTGCAACTCCGATGGCCTCTTCTCCGAAGCTTACTCTCAAGTCCGGTTCTCCTCTTCCCGATGGAACTGACTATCGCAGTCTTGTTGGCAGCTTACAATATCTTTCATTTACAAGGCTCGATATCAGCTATGCCGTCAACCGCTTGTCTCAATTTATGCACCGCCCAACTCAAGAACACTGGCAAGCTGCAAAACGGGTACTTCGTTATCTAGCGGGAACAACAACTCATGGTCTTTTCTTTGCTGCCAAGAATAACCTTGCTCTCCATGCTTACTTCGATGCTGATAGGGCAGGCGACAGGGATGACTATGTTTCAACAAACGCCTATATTGTTTACATGGGTACTCATCCTGTCTCCTGGTccgcaaagaagcagaaaacgGTTGCTCGCTCTTCCACTGAAGCCGAATACAGAGCTATTGCCAATACCTCTGCAGAACTTCGTTGGATTTGTAATCTCTTAACCGAGCTGGGTGTCTATATCCGTGTCATACCGACAGTTTACTGTGATAACGTTGGTGCCACCTTCCTCTGTGCAAACCCCGTTTTTCACTCCCGCATGAAGCACCTTGCTTTAGATTATCATTTTGTTAGAGGCTAG
- the LOC104729145 gene encoding expansin-like A2, with product MGGSILFLLLAVVFLFSSSADACDRCLHHSKASYFSSASALSSGACAYGSMATGFFAGHIAAAMPSIYKDGAGCGACFQVRCKNPTLCSSKGTTVMVTDLNKRNQTDLVLSSRAFRAMAKPVVGADTDLLKQGILDIEYQRVPCDYGNKKMSVRVEESSKKPNYLAIKLLYQGGQTEVVAIDIAQVGSSHWSYMTRSHGAVWVTDKVPTGALQFKFVVTAGYDGKMVWSQRVLPSNWEAGKTYDAGVQITDIAQEGCDPCDHHIWT from the exons atggGAGGCTccattctcttcctcctcctcgcagtcgtcttcctcttctcctcatCTGCAGACGCCTGCGACCGATGTCTTCACCACTCTAAGGCATCTTATTTCTCCTCTGCCTCTGCTCTCTCCT CCGGAGCTTGTGCCTATGGCTCTATGGCTACGGGTTTCTTCGCCGGTCACATTGCGGCGGCAATGCCTTCCATTTACAAAGACGGCGCCGGTTGCGGAGCTTGCTTCCAGGTCAGATGCAAGAACCCTACCCTTTGTAGCAGCAAAGGAACCACCGTGATGGTCACTGACCTCAACAAGAGAAACCAAACCGATCTTGTCCTCAGCAGCAGGGCCTTCAGGGCAATGGCTAAGCCCGTTGTTGGCGCCGACACAGATCTCCTCAAACAGGGCATTCTCGACATTGAGTACCAGAG agTTCCTTGCGATTACGGGAACAAGAAGATGAGCGTGAGAGTGGAGGAATCTAGCAAAAAGCCTAACTACTTGGCCATAAAGCTTTTGTACCAAGGAGGCCAAACCGAAGTGGTAGCCATCGACATTGCTCAAGTGGGTTCGTCACATTGGAGTTACATGACCAGAAGCCACGGAGCTGTGTGGGTTACTGACAAAGTTCCCACCGGAGCTCTGCAATTTAAGTTCGTGGTGACGGCAGGCTACGACGGCAAGATGGTCTGGTCGCAGAGGGTTCTTCCTTCCAACTGGGAAGCTGGGAAGACCTATGACGCCGGTGTTCAGATCACCGACATTGCTCAGGAAGGTTGTGATCCATGCGACCATCACATTTGGACCTGA